A window of the Citrus sinensis cultivar Valencia sweet orange chromosome 9, DVS_A1.0, whole genome shotgun sequence genome harbors these coding sequences:
- the LOC102623141 gene encoding deacetoxyvindoline 4-hydroxylase-like, with amino-acid sequence METIPSSDRMSELKAFDETKAGVKGLVDSGITTIPRIFIQDQHTKHKFDDKPICRDPKINIPIIDFEGIHKDASLRSQAVDQIRSACEKWGFFQAINHGIPTSVLDQAIDGIRRFFEKDVEVKKKYFSRDYSKKIRYCSNINLFSAPILYWKDTLSFDLGRDFSSPEELPEACRDIMITYNNQMWKTGEILCELLSEALGLSPNYLKDIGCVEEMTIGNNYYPECPQPQLTIGVTTHSDPGFVTVLIQDRIGGLQVFCEDQWFDITPVPGALVVNLGYMMQLITNDKFKSAYHRVLSKKEGSRISIGSFFMNNSCSRRYGPIKDLLSDENPPLYPEITLKDIYNNQSSIEELSALQKLKLARRCA; translated from the exons ATGGAAACCATTCCTAGTAGTGACAGAATGAGCGAGTTGAAAGCTTTTGATGAGACAAAAGCTGGTGTTAAGGGACTTGTAGATTCTGGGATTACTACGATTCCTCGGATCTTCATTCAAGATCAACACACCAAACATAAGTTCGATGACAAGCCGATCTGCAGGGACCCCAAAATCAACATCCCAATCATAGACTTTGAAGGCATCCACAAAGATGCAAGCTTGCGATCTCAGGCAGTTGACCAAATTAGAAGTGCTTGTGAGAAGTGGGGTTTCTTTCAAGCGATCAATCATGGAATCCCAACAAGCGTTTTGGATCAAGCCATTGACGGGATCCGAAggttttttgaaaaagatgtTGAGGTTAAGAAGAAGTATTTTTCTCGTGATTACtcgaaaaaaataagatattgttcaaatataaatttgtttagtGCACCGATTCTTTATTGGAAAGATActttgagttttgatttggGACGTGATTTTTCAAGTCCTGAAGAATTGCCGGAAGCTTGTAG AGACATAATGATCACATACAACAACCAAATGTGGAAAACAGGGGAGATTCTCTGTGAACTTTTGTCTGAAGCTTTAGGGCTTAGTCCCAATTACCTGAAAGACATAGGTTGTGTAGAGGAAATGACAATTGGGAATAATTACTACCCAGAATGCCCTCAACCACAATTGACCATCGGCGTAACAACACATTCTGACCCTGGATTCGTCACTGTGCTCATACAAGATCGAATTGGTGGCCTCCAAGTCTTTTGTGAAGATCAATGGTTTGATATTACCCCTGTTCCTGGAGCTCTAGTTGTAAACTTAGGATACATGATGCAG CTGATTACCAATGACAAATTCAAAAGTGCCTATCACAGAGTGTTGTCAAAAAAGGAAGGCTCAAGGATTTCAATCGGAAGTTTCTTTATGAACAACAGTTGCTCGAGACGATATGGTCCAATTAAAGATTTGCTATCCGATGAAAATCCTCCGCTCTATCCTGAAATTACTCTAAAAGATATTTACAATAACCAATCCTCAATAGAAGAACTCTCAGCGTTGCAAAAACTTAAGCTGGCAAGGCGCTGTGCTTAA